CTCCTCTTGaacccctgggcttcccaggtggcacagtgtaggaaatgctggttcaatccctgggtcgggaagatcccctggaggaggaaatggcaatccactccagtattcttgcctgggaaattccatgacagaggagcctggcaggccacagtctgtgggatcccaaagagtcagacatttttGAGCACACACAAAGACACTTGAACATCTAGTTCAGATTCTCCAGTTATTTTGTTGTTCCCACTATCCCTCTCCATGGCTCTGCTATCTTCAGGCTTTTGTTGGATCCTGTGTGCTGACTTCTCCTGCTTGGGCTTCCTGGCCTCAGACACTGGCTTGCTAGAAGTCTTTCTGCCCTTTCCCAGCCCCTCGGCCTACCTGTCTGACCTACTTCCTGCATCTTGTTATTTTCTGGCTTGTGACCAGCCTGTATGCAGAAACACATGTATACAGCCATTACCCAAAACACAAGCAGTTGCTTCAACATCGGGAATGATCCAGGGGAGTGGCTTCAAGGTACAGGGGTAAGAGGAGGCAAAGAACCTGTCCCTGGATCCTGGGCAAGCTCCATTTCAGAGAACGGGAATGGAGGGCTGGGGTTTTTAGAAACTGAACTCCAGTTTCAAGCCTCTGATAGTACGTGCAGATTAAGGACAGGTACTCCCAGTTTTCCTTCTCACTTTTAGGCTCCTCCTGACTAACAGTTGCAAAGTCGTTTGCATGTAGTCTTTGCAAGGTGAAACTTTTGCTTCCCTTGACTTAAGTGGAAACTGAGGTCTTACTAACTGGTCAGGGAACCCTCCAGGTGGCACCACATACGTAGGAGCGAGGAAAGAAGGCTTTCATTTGCAGAGGAGGGACAGCTTACCAGTGACTGGTGAGTGTAGAGCTGGAAACAGCCCTCTCCGCCCGCCCTGGGCTCAGGCAGTTAGGGGAAGGAAGAAATCTCCCATTGGGCTCCCAAAAAGTGGCCCCTTTTCAGGTCCGTCAGATTTCCTCATTCTCCAGATGACCCTGGCTCAGATTTTCTGACCTTGACTGACCCGGATCTTTTCATCTCATGGCAGATTGAGCTTTCCTTTTCATGAGCATATTGTGTTACTTGGATTAGGAGAGGGTATAACCTCATGCTATCTGAGCCGACGACAGTGAGATTGGGAAACTTGGGGCTCGGGGTTGGGAGTTGTTACTGAGAGAGACACTCAGAGAATCAGTGTGGGCTGAGGTGCCAAGGTGTTTCCCATTGTCTTTGTTACCCCTGGGATCCCCTCAAGGTTCTTTGAGTCAAAGGAAACGTGGCTGTcatcaccagggcttccctgctgggagCTTTccggaaggaagggaaagagggctACTCTTGACACGTTGGCTTGGACCCCACAGAGCAGAAGCCAACTTGGTGTGGGCCATTTGGTCTTTGGAGTGTCTCAGCCTCCCAGCGTCAGCTCGTCCGTCCTATTTCCCACctgtctctcctccctgcctcttctGCCTGGCTGGGAGACACCAGCCCCAGACAAATGTCACCTGTTAACACACTCCGTGGCCAAGGCCAGACTGATTCTGGCCAAATCACTCTGTTTAAATTTGATCCCAGCAGCAACCCCTGAACGACACACCTTGAAGAAGCTGGCCTCTTTAGGGCTCTAACCAAGCTCAGAAAACTCCATGCTGTCCTAGGAGGGCACTCTTTGCAGGTGCAGCGAGTGACCTCAGGGGAGGAACCCTGGCAGCTGCCTTCAGGCCCCTTTCAGTGCTGCTCCCACTACTGCCCTGAGGTGGTGTCCAGGACTTTTTGCCTCTTCACCCACTATATCTCCTGGGCTAGGGAAGAAAGCAGTGAAAAACCTGGGCTCTAACAGGAAAAGGGAGTGAAGGTCAGAATCAGGTTCTCAAGGGTTGGGAAACCTGTCTCCCATTTCCTTTCCAGCTCAGGAAAGCTCTGGGACttcattaaagggaaaaaaagataggtTCACTTTCTCCCCATAAAATATAGCATGAATTAGGTCTCCATacctcccctcaaaaaaaaaaaaaaaaaacaccaaaacacaaCACAGCTAGTTCTGCTCCTTGTGCAAGTGGGAAGGCTTAGAAGTTACCAAAACCCCACCCCCAATTTTCTGGCCCCCGCAGAGGGGATGgggttcatttctgtcatttttctttatggAAATATATGGTTTGGAGTCCCTGATTTTGTTTCACAAAGAGAGCGTGAGTGTGTGTAGGTGGATTTGATTAAAATTGGCATCAGCTATATATAGGAGTGGCTTCTTCTGTCACCACCCCGAGGCCCAGGAGAAAGAGGCGCGCCCACAAGTGCTGAGCCCTCTGACTTCTGTAAGTCAGAAGATGGTGGGGTCCCCCTTCCGAGCTCCCTGCCCCTTCACACAGACCACGCTGGAGTCTGCTTTGTCTGTGAACCGTGGAAGCAGCTCAGGTTCTAAATATTCATGTCCATGGGCTCACGCTCCCTCCTTGGGAGGCACCCAGCCAAAACCGTCTGCTGTGGGGGGGCTGGATCTGAGTAGAGAGCCCCTGAGGGAGCAGCTGGCTCGTCCAGATGCTGCCCCTGAGGGTGCAGGTTGGGAGAGCCCAGCTGGCCTCGCGCTGACCCTTCttgctctcctcctccccctcggGCCCTTCTCAGCCCTTGGGGACGGGCAGGGAGGATCTGGACTGCCACACTGTTTCTTCACCCTGCCTGTTTGCTCCTTCCGAAAAAGCATCCTAGCAATGGATCTGTTTGGAGGGGACCTGAGGGGAGCAAGCTGAGCAGGCATGACCCGTGCTgctattttattttccagctcttcCGTGAAGTAAGAATAATGAAGGTTCTGAACCATCCCAACATAGGTGAGGACCGTCGTcgttcctctccctcctccactgcGCGCCTCCAGTTCCCACACATAGTCCTCCTCCCTGAGGGGCACCTGAGGCACAGTGCCGTCCGGCTCTGCCCCTGGCGCTCAGGGCTGTCCATAGCGGTGTGGCTGCCACGAGGGGAGCTTGTCCTCGGGAGGGGGGGAAACGTTTGTTCTGAGGATGCCCCTGTGCATGCCGGGGCTTGACATGTGGCCCCTGCAGCTGTTCTGACTCAGAGCTTGGCCTTTCCTCTCGCAGTTAAGTTATTTGAAGTGATCGAGACTGAGAAAACGCTCTACCTGGTCATGGAGTACGCCAGTGGAGGTAGGTATGGAATTGCCTCTTCCTCCTGTGTCcctgccttccccagcccctgccagctCTGATGTAGACCCCACTCCTGTCACTTGCAGGAGAGGTGTTTGATTACCTAGTGGCTCATGGcaggatgaaagaaaaagaggctcGGGCCAAATTCCGCCAGGTGGGTGTGACTCCCTCCCTGGACTGTGGGCCCAACCTCTGCTCCGGGGGGTCGGCACACAGGGAGTAGCTGCCCGTCTCTCAGCAGCCTCGGAGGGTCCTTTGGGCTTTGCTTATCCATGTGGCAGACTGGAAGTCGGTCACGGGATGGCAGCTCCGCCAGCCCGCGTGGCCCACCTTCGGGTGCCTCCGGGCTGACGCCGCTTCCTTCCTTTCAGATAGTGTCTGCTGTGCAGTACTGTCACCAGAAGTTTATTGTTCATAGAGACCTGAAGGTAAGGCATGCTCTCGTCTCCGTGTCTTTGAGGAGGGCTGGCTCGTTCACCTCTGAACAGTGACAGAACCGTGACACCCTGATGTTCAGGGAAGCTCTAGCCTGTAATTTTTTTGGAGATGATGAGGAAGCCCCTAGGGCTGCTTCTGACACAGGCCTGTGTGACTGGACTTAGGCTCCCATTCCCACCAGCGAGCGGAGAGTCTCTGCCATTTCACCTCTTCCAGTGCTGCCAAGCCTGGCAGCCAGCCGAGGAAACAGGGTTGACCGTCCCACAGCTTCATCACAGCTGCTTTGCAGATGTGAACACTCCCATCTCTGTCCCTCAGATGTTAGTGTGTGAGActacctctgggtcttcccggccTCTGAGTCCTCACAGATGACCACGATTAACCCAGGCCTGACAGGGAAGCTTTCCACAGCTCACAGCCCTCAGCCTTCAGATCCTAGCCCTCACACAGCTCCCTGTGTGAGGAGCAGCCTTTGCCACCCTCCTCCAACCCAGCGCAACCTCTTCACACAGATTGGAGGCTGCCTCCAATCTGTACTTGGAGTAGTAAGATTGAAGATGACTCCTGTTTattctctgccccttcctgtcCGGTGCCTTGGTGTGGTCCACTTGGGCCCTGACATTTTCCTTCTTACCTTCCAGGCAGAAAACCTGCTCTTGGATGCTGATATGAACATCAAGATTGCAGACTTTGGCTTCAGCAATGAATTCACCTTTGGGAACAAGCTGGATACCTTCTGTGGCAGTCCTCCTTATGCTGCCCCGGAGCTCTTCCAGGGCAAAAAGTATGATGGACCCGAGGTGGATGTGTGGAGCCTGGGAGTTATCCTATACACACTGGTCAGCGGATCCCTGCCTTTTGATGGACAGAACCTCAAGGTGGAGTGAAGTGCAGGCTTAGATCATTTGaattctcatttcttctcttgGCCTCTGGTCTTGTCCCCGTCCTCTCACCTTCACTGCTTTTCTACATGTTTCCTGAGCCAGAGCTTCAAAGGGCTTACAAAAGGTAGCAGCTATTAAAAGGCATTATGTACCCAGTGTAATAATCTCAGTTCTTCTCTTGAGGGTGGGGATAAATTGTATGTTTGTTCACCTCTCCAGGGCACTCAGGATTGCAAGCCTCAGGCTCCTGAAGCCCGAGGGCGTGGGGTATCTGACAGCACCGCCTCTCTAGTGAGGGACCTTGACCCAGGCCCTCTGCCTCCTACTATATTTCATTTCTATCTGCCTGGACAGTCAAACTATCAGGAGCCTGGATGTTAGGTTTCTTAAACCCTTGGCCTTGGGTGATTTAAATTTCACTCCTACAGGAGCTGCGGGAGCGGGTACTGAGGGGGAAATACCGTATTCCGTTCTACATGTCCACAGACTGTGAAAACCTGCTCAAGAAATTTCTCATTCTCAATCCCAGCAAGAGAGGCACTTTAGAGGTGAGCAGCCTGAGACCGTCTGGCCAGGTCCTGGGTCCCAAGGAAACCTCCAGGCTGAGTtctccctctctgcccttctccttccctttgcTCCCCAGCAAATCATGAAAGATCGGTGGATGAATGTGGGTCACGAAGATGATGAATTAAAGCCTTATGTGGAGCCACTCCCTGACTACAAGGACCCCCGGCGGACAGGTGAGGCTGTGCTGGGCAGCGAGGTTGAGCCTGCCTGGGACTCAGGACCTGCCTTAATCGTGTGCCCTCCCGTGCAGAGTTGATGGTGTCCATGGGTTACACGCGGGAAGAGATCCAGGACTCACTGGTGGGCCAGAGGTACAACGAGGTGATGGCCACCTATCTGCTCCTGGGCTACAAGAGCTCCGAGGTGTGTGCCCCGCTCCGTTCCCGCGTGCTCCGTTCGCGCGTGCCGTCCTCTGTCAGCAGCAGCCCTGCTTCTAGCAGCTGTTGAGGGCAGACCTCATCTCCCAGTAGCTGTGTAGCTGCGCTCTCTACTGACTGATTTTAAGCCCCACCTCTGGGGGAGCTAAGGCCCCTCTGGCCTTTGCTTTCTCTGATGGCCATCAGTGGTTCAATAGGAAAGCTGATGGGGTCGGGCCTGGGTCTGGGTTGCCATACGGTGAGTATATCTAGTTCACTCTGTGTTGGTTAGACAGAGTCTCAGTGCATCTGGGTCAGTTCTTTGTTGCCTCTAGACATCTGTTTCCACATGTTTTGTGTCTCTCTGTATCAGGAATTGATATAGGAATTGATACCAGGAATTGTGTCTCTCTGTATCGGGATTCCTGGGTGCTTTGTGTCTTATAGGAGCCTTGAGTCTGTGTTGCTTCTGCTTAGTGCTCTTGTCTGGGAGTGTGCATCTGGGTGCCTATACGTCCATCCCTCATGTCTGTCCATCTGGAGGCCTCGTGATTGTTGCTCTGCTTGTCTGGGTCACCATGTCTGCACCTGAACCCACGGGTCTCTGTGGGAGTCGGGTCCTGCTTACCATCTGTGTGTCCCCCTTGCACGTGTGGCCGCCCTGTCCCCCTGGTGGTGTCAGACTCCTTTTCTTGATTCTTAGCCTGCTCGGGAGGTATTGGGGGATATCTCTTGAGTCTGAATGCTCATTTTTGCATGCTCACGCGCACGCATGTGTGTATCCGTGTCCTTCTCTGAGGGCGGGGGTCTTTGTGGGGAGGTCGGTGTGTCTTTGGCTCTTTGTCAGGGTCTGTGTTGctacttatttttctctgtgtttaccTATATGTACTTTGGTCTTGCAGTGGGCATGTCTCACGGGAGCCCAGGTGGATTTGTGTCCAGCAGGATTGTGGCGTGGAGGTGGGATCGTCCACAAGCAGCTCTTCATCCCTCCCTCTTGTGTTCTTGCAGCTGGAGGGCGACAGCATCACCTTGAAGCCCCGGCCTTCAGCTGATCTGACCAATAGCAgtgccccttccccctcccacaAGGTACAGCGCAGCGTCTCCGCCAACCCCAAGCAGCGGCGCTTCAGCGACCAGGGTGAGTGCTTCCGAGAGTGGCAGGTGTGGGGCTCACCCCTCTCCTGATGGGTTCTGGGCGCTTCAGACCCTCTTCAGCCTTATTAGCATGTCCTTGGGCAGCTCACTGTACTTCCCTCCAACTCTGTGAAACGGGGTTTCTGGCAATGCGATAGGAAGCATGAAGCACGTGGTGGGTGCTCAGCGTGCCGCTCTCGCCCTTACTGTTCCCACCGTCCCTCTGGCCCACCAGCTGGCCCTGCCATCCCCACTTCCAATTCCTACTCTAAGAAGACTCAGAGCAACAATGCAGAAAACAAGCGGCCTGAGGAGGACCGGGAGTCAGGACGGAAGGCCAGCAGCACAGCCAAAGTGCCTGCCAGCCCCCTGCCCGGCCTGGAGAGGAAGAAGACCACCCCCACGCCCTCCACGGTGAGCcacgccccctcctccctcctggccaGCCCCACCCCGCTTCTTGCTCTGGGGCCTGTCCTCTCGAAGCAGCTCCTTCCTTAAGCAGGCCCAGCTCCCTTTGGCTGCCTGCCTGACCTTCCCTCCTGGCCCACTTGTGCTTACTGTAGAAAACCTTGCCCCCCAGAGTCAAAGCAACATCTTTTCTCCCCTCCAACCCCCACACCCTCCCACTGCTCATGGtagaaaggggaggagggagctggtTTTGTGACCACTTTGGTTTTCTGTGATACAGctcttccccttcttccccacAGAACAGCGTCCTCTCCACCAGCACAAACCGAAGCAGGAATTCCCCACTCCTGGAGAGGGCCAGCCTCGGCCAGGCCTCCATCCAGAATGGCAAAGACAGGTGAGAGGCCTGGGCCCTGCCTGCCGCGCCCCCCAGAGCCGCTCCCCCAGCGGTGACATCTGTCAGCAGCACCCCTCCCCTCCCGCTCCCTGGAGTCCCGTCCTGGCTCTGTCCAGTCCAGCCGTCCACACGCCAGCACCTCCCTGCTCTCCCCCCGTCTCCTCCCTGTGCTCCGTGACTGCTTCTGGCGGGGTACCCAGTGTGACTCCATGAGCATCTCGGCCGCCTTCTTGCTTCTTGACCACAGCCAGGGCATGGcacctgtgctgtgctgggcaTCAGTGCCCCAGGGACCCCGGCTCAAGGCAGAACCCAGAGACGCCCACCTGAAGGGTGTGCACAATGAGGGTGACCCCCGCTGTGCCTGTGAGAGCAGAACCCCCCAGCCTTGCTGTCGGTGCTGAGTTCCTGGCTCCTTGTCTTCTGCGCTTAACGAAAACTCCCCTTGGCAGCACCCTGCTCTTTCTGGCAACAGTACATCCTTGTTCTTAGAATTCCTAGGAGACCGGTGCAGCCTGGGGGCAGTGGCCTCCTGTCGGCCTTCCCGCACTCTGGGTTTCCTTCCCCAGGCTCTGGCCCGCTCGCCCTCCTCGCCCTGCCCTCCGCTCCCCAGCCTTGCCTCCCTGGGCTCTGACTTGTGCCCCGTTGCTGCTTCTGGGCGTGACCTGCATCCTGCCGAGGCTCCCCTCTGGCCCTTCCCGCCCTGCCCTTGCTTCCTAACCAAGCCTTCTGCCCCCACCCGCCCCTAACCCAGGCCTCTCCGCTGCTTTTGTCTCCTAGCCTAACCATGCCAGGGTCCCGGGCCTCCACGGCTTCTGCTTCCGCCGCGGTCTCTGCGGCCCGGCCCCGCCAGCACCAGAAATCCATGTCGGCCTCCGTGCACCCCAACAAAGCCACTGGGCTGCCCCCCACGGACAGTAACTGTGAGGTGCCGCGGCCCAGGCAAGTGTGCTGGGGCAGCCGATGCACCGCTGCCCTCAGCCTGCCCCTCCTCCGCCCCCCACAATTTCTTCCCACCTGGGGGTCCTGCTTTGTTCTTGTCATCTTAGCCACAAGAGACAGCTATCTCCTGCAGCCAGGAAGTAGAGGGAAGCAAAAGTAGCTTACcgcccctcttctcctccagttCTCCCTCTCAGAACAGACATGCACGAAGCCGCCCCAAGGCTCCAGAAGGAAGCCTTTTTGTTCTGAGCCTTCCTGGACTTCCTTAGGACCCGGGGACAGTCAGCATCACAGGGACTCGGTCCTTGAGGGTTGGTCAACATTGTCCCCTGGAGGTTCCAGTCTGCCTGGCTCCCAGGGAGCCGCTCCTCTGCAGCCTGTACTGCTCTCCACACACGTatccttccctgcctccctccctccccgaaGCCATCTCCTCTCCCCCCACCTTACTGGCGTCCTCAGTGGTCACATCCCTTCCTTCTGTGTCCTCTGTGATGGCTGCCTCCCTCTGCCCTGGcttccccctccccttttcccaCCCCAAGGCACTCCAGCCGCTGGCAGGGGCCACCTTCTTGTGCCCTGAtgcatttcccccacccccacctcttttCCCACAGCACAGCCCCCCAGCGTGTCCCTGTCGCCTCCCCCTCCGCCCACAACATCAGCAGCAGTGGTGGAGCCCCAGACCGAACTAATTTCCCCCGGGGTGTGTCCAGTCGAAGCACCTTCCACGCTGGACAGCTCCGGCAGGTGCGGGACCAGCAGAATTTGCCCTACGGTGTcaccccagcctctccctccGGCAACAGCCAGGGCCGGCGGGGGGCCTCGGGGAGCATCTTCAGCAAATTCACCTCCAAGTTTGTACGCAGGTGAGTAGGGGGCCTAGGGCAGCAGAGGGACTGAGGCCAGGCCCTGCACCTGCCGGGGGAGGGGATGAGAACACCTGGGGTTAGAGCTGGGGTTAGGTCCCTAGGGCGTTAGAAGCAGCCTCAGGAAGCCTGAGAAAGTGAGTCTTGTTGGCACCTGAGGCGCTCAGACCTGTCCATCCCTCTCAGGCCTCCCTAGCTTCTCATACACACCCCTTGTTCTCTGGCCCAAGCAGATGGCCGATGCCGCCTCCTCTCTGGGAGAGTGTGAACTCAGATGCTAAAATAAAAGCCCCCCTCTTCTCTCCTGGGTTCCCATGGAAACTTATATTTGGTGACGCAGCTGCAAAGTCATGAGGCCTGAGCCAGGCTGGGCCGGCAAGGAGAGTTTCTCCTGGTCTCTTGTCTCGCCCCGTTTGACCTCCTTGCTCCCCACCCAGTTGGTTTTGTCTGTCGCAGTCATATTTGTCTGCTGGGCTGGAGGCGGGGGGAGGCGGGGCGGTGTGCCAGGATGGAGGCCACGAATTCAGTAACTGCTGGGGGCCTAGGGTGGCTCGCATGCGGCCTGCTGCACTCTGACGCTTTCCGGTGTGGGAGCCAGGGTGGAGATCCTCTTCATGAGGTTTCTCACTCCTGGCCCCTGATGACCCATAGAAACAGCGTTCCTCCTTGAGGTGCATCCAGCAGTCCCGCCTCGTGGGGTGCTCCCTGTCTCCATCCCCCTGCTTCCTCAGCCATCTTAGCGTAGCTCAGGACCCAGCAAGCAGGAGGCTGGAGAGAGTGCGTTTGCCTGCCCTTCCTCCTGTCCTCTGCCCCACTCAGCTAGCGTAGCCAGGCTGGGCCCCTGTCCACCTCGGGATACAGCTGTGGGGCTGCAGGGTGGGGCGTGAGCAGATGGGGGTGTCTGGGACTCTAGTCTCGCTGAGCGGCTCTTCCGAAAGTGGGGGTGACCCTTGAACCTGTAAAGCCCACTCCCCACCTGCTTATCCACATACCgtcttgttggtttttttttttatttctttttttattttgtctttttttgtttgtttttttagaaatCTGTCTTTCAGGTTTGCCAGAAGGTAGGCGTTGAGCccgctgtgtgtgtgtctgtgtcccgTGCCCTGCCTCCATCACTAACGCCCCTCTGTGGCTCTTGCGCCCTCCTCCATCTGCTAACCATGTCCGTGTGGCACTCTCTCTGCCATCTTAAAGGGAAGGCGACGGCCTCTGACAGGGTGGCCCATGAGGCCACGTGTGCCCACTGAGGGCAGATGGCTCTGAAAACGACGGGCCCGTCCCCCAGCAAGGGGGACCTTTTCGGGGAATTCTCCCTTTAAGATTGTCTCCTCCCCCCGGTCCCCTGCCCCGGGTTTTGGTCACAAACGTGGTGGGCTCCTCTTCCGGCCGTTTCCCGTGTCTGTGCATGCGCTCTGAAGAAGCTCCACCTGGGTCAGAAGTGTGTCTGGGATGGTGTCTCACTCTGGGTCTCCTGGGCCTCCTCTTCCCTGGTGCCCTGAACCGCAGGTCCTCTGGGATGGCAGGACTTCAGGGGCCCTGCAGGGACACTGGGGTGTCCAGGCTGCTGCCTGACGCCTCAGGCCCGAGGAGCCTTTGCCTCTCGAGTGGGGCACAGCACCCCCTTCTGGCAGCTCCGTGGAACaagcccacccctcccccaccccagcaggcCTCAGGCCTCCAGCCTTTTCTGGGCGACTCGCGCCGCATCCTCTCTGGGCTGTGTTCTCCAGTTACGGCCTGTGGCTTCCCAAGAGCCAGGAGCTGGGACGTCCTACCCCTGTGCCCTGGCAGCAGAGGGAGATCCTCCCGCACTCAGGCGGCTGCCTTCCTGGGCCCACTCCTGGCTCTGTCGCCTCCAGCCCTGCCTTTGTCCTGTCTGGAGGCCTGGGTGGGCCGCATACCAAGCTGAGGAGCAGGTTGGAGCCCTGGTTCCTCTAGGccgcccaggccctgccctggggcGGGGACACCTGACA
The nucleotide sequence above comes from Cervus canadensis isolate Bull #8, Minnesota chromosome 29, ASM1932006v1, whole genome shotgun sequence. Encoded proteins:
- the MARK2 gene encoding serine/threonine-protein kinase MARK2 isoform X11, whose translation is MSSARTPLPTLNERDTEQQPPLGHLDSKPSSKSNMLRGRNSATSADEQPHIGNYRLLKTIGKGNFAKVKLARHILTGKEVAVKIIDKTQLNSSSLQKLFREVRIMKVLNHPNIVKLFEVIETEKTLYLVMEYASGGEVFDYLVAHGRMKEKEARAKFRQIVSAVQYCHQKFIVHRDLKAENLLLDADMNIKIADFGFSNEFTFGNKLDTFCGSPPYAAPELFQGKKYDGPEVDVWSLGVILYTLVSGSLPFDGQNLKELRERVLRGKYRIPFYMSTDCENLLKKFLILNPSKRGTLEQIMKDRWMNVGHEDDELKPYVEPLPDYKDPRRTELMVSMGYTREEIQDSLVGQRYNEVMATYLLLGYKSSELEGDSITLKPRPSADLTNSSAPSPSHKVQRSVSANPKQRRFSDQAGPAIPTSNSYSKKTQSNNAENKRPEEDRESGRKASSTAKVPASPLPGLERKKTTPTPSTNSVLSTSTNRSRNSPLLERASLGQASIQNGKDSTAPQRVPVASPSAHNISSSGGAPDRTNFPRGVSSRSTFHAGQLRQVRDQQNLPYGVTPASPSGNSQGRRGASGSIFSKFTSKFVRRPHVVGSGSNDKEKDEFREAKPRSLRFTWSMKTTSSMEPNEMMREIRKVLDANSCQSELHEKYMLLCMHGTPGHEDFVQWEMEVCKLPRLSLNGVRFKRISGTSMAFKNIASKIANELKL
- the MARK2 gene encoding serine/threonine-protein kinase MARK2 isoform X2, with the translated sequence MSSARTPLPTLNERDTEQPPLGHLDSKPSSKSNMLRGRNSATSADEQPHIGNYRLLKTIGKGNFAKVKLARHILTGKEVAVKIIDKTQLNSSSLQKLFREVRIMKVLNHPNIVKLFEVIETEKTLYLVMEYASGGEVFDYLVAHGRMKEKEARAKFRQIVSAVQYCHQKFIVHRDLKAENLLLDADMNIKIADFGFSNEFTFGNKLDTFCGSPPYAAPELFQGKKYDGPEVDVWSLGVILYTLVSGSLPFDGQNLKELRERVLRGKYRIPFYMSTDCENLLKKFLILNPSKRGTLEQIMKDRWMNVGHEDDELKPYVEPLPDYKDPRRTELMVSMGYTREEIQDSLVGQRYNEVMATYLLLGYKSSELEGDSITLKPRPSADLTNSSAPSPSHKVQRSVSANPKQRRFSDQAGPAIPTSNSYSKKTQSNNAENKRPEEDRESGRKASSTAKVPASPLPGLERKKTTPTPSTNSVLSTSTNRSRNSPLLERASLGQASIQNGKDSLTMPGSRASTASASAAVSAARPRQHQKSMSASVHPNKATGLPPTDSNCEVPRPSTAPQRVPVASPSAHNISSSGGAPDRTNFPRGVSSRSTFHAGQLRQVRDQQNLPYGVTPASPSGNSQGRRGASGSIFSKFTSKFVRRNLSFRFARRNLNEPESKDRVETLRPHVVGSGSNDKEKDEFREAKPRSLRFTWSMKTTSSMEPNEMMREIRKVLDANSCQSELHEKYMLLCMHGTPGHEDFVQWEMEVCKLPRLSLNGVRFKRISGTSMAFKNIASKIANELKL
- the MARK2 gene encoding serine/threonine-protein kinase MARK2 isoform X1: MSSARTPLPTLNERDTEQQPPLGHLDSKPSSKSNMLRGRNSATSADEQPHIGNYRLLKTIGKGNFAKVKLARHILTGKEVAVKIIDKTQLNSSSLQKLFREVRIMKVLNHPNIVKLFEVIETEKTLYLVMEYASGGEVFDYLVAHGRMKEKEARAKFRQIVSAVQYCHQKFIVHRDLKAENLLLDADMNIKIADFGFSNEFTFGNKLDTFCGSPPYAAPELFQGKKYDGPEVDVWSLGVILYTLVSGSLPFDGQNLKELRERVLRGKYRIPFYMSTDCENLLKKFLILNPSKRGTLEQIMKDRWMNVGHEDDELKPYVEPLPDYKDPRRTELMVSMGYTREEIQDSLVGQRYNEVMATYLLLGYKSSELEGDSITLKPRPSADLTNSSAPSPSHKVQRSVSANPKQRRFSDQAGPAIPTSNSYSKKTQSNNAENKRPEEDRESGRKASSTAKVPASPLPGLERKKTTPTPSTNSVLSTSTNRSRNSPLLERASLGQASIQNGKDSLTMPGSRASTASASAAVSAARPRQHQKSMSASVHPNKATGLPPTDSNCEVPRPSTAPQRVPVASPSAHNISSSGGAPDRTNFPRGVSSRSTFHAGQLRQVRDQQNLPYGVTPASPSGNSQGRRGASGSIFSKFTSKFVRRNLSFRFARRNLNEPESKDRVETLRPHVVGSGSNDKEKDEFREAKPRSLRFTWSMKTTSSMEPNEMMREIRKVLDANSCQSELHEKYMLLCMHGTPGHEDFVQWEMEVCKLPRLSLNGVRFKRISGTSMAFKNIASKIANELKL
- the MARK2 gene encoding serine/threonine-protein kinase MARK2 isoform X4, whose protein sequence is MSSARTPLPTLNERDTEQQPPLGHLDSKPSSKSNMLRGRNSATSADEQPHIGNYRLLKTIGKGNFAKVKLARHILTGKEVAVKIIDKTQLNSSSLQKLFREVRIMKVLNHPNIVKLFEVIETEKTLYLVMEYASGGEVFDYLVAHGRMKEKEARAKFRQIVSAVQYCHQKFIVHRDLKAENLLLDADMNIKIADFGFSNEFTFGNKLDTFCGSPPYAAPELFQGKKYDGPEVDVWSLGVILYTLVSGSLPFDGQNLKELRERVLRGKYRIPFYMSTDCENLLKKFLILNPSKRGTLEQIMKDRWMNVGHEDDELKPYVEPLPDYKDPRRTELMVSMGYTREEIQDSLVGQRYNEVMATYLLLGYKSSELEGDSITLKPRPSADLTNSSAPSPSHKVQRSVSANPKQRRFSDQAGPAIPTSNSYSKKTQSNNAENKRPEEDRESGRKASSTAKVPASPLPGLERKKTTPTPSTNSVLSTSTNRSRNSPLLERASLGQASIQNGKDSLTMPGSRASTASASAAVSAARPRQHQKSMSASVHPNKATGLPPTDSNCEVPRPSTAPQRVPVASPSAHNISSSGGAPDRTNFPRGVSSRSTFHAGQLRQVRDQQNLPYGVTPASPSGNSQGRRGASGSIFSKFTSKFVRRNLSFRFARRPHVVGSGSNDKEKDEFREAKPRSLRFTWSMKTTSSMEPNEMMREIRKVLDANSCQSELHEKYMLLCMHGTPGHEDFVQWEMEVCKLPRLSLNGVRFKRISGTSMAFKNIASKIANELKL
- the MARK2 gene encoding serine/threonine-protein kinase MARK2 isoform X5 — protein: MSSARTPLPTLNERDTEQQPPLGHLDSKPSSKSNMLRGRNSATSADEQPHIGNYRLLKTIGKGNFAKVKLARHILTGKEVAVKIIDKTQLNSSSLQKLFREVRIMKVLNHPNIVKLFEVIETEKTLYLVMEYASGGEVFDYLVAHGRMKEKEARAKFRQIVSAVQYCHQKFIVHRDLKAENLLLDADMNIKIADFGFSNEFTFGNKLDTFCGSPPYAAPELFQGKKYDGPEVDVWSLGVILYTLVSGSLPFDGQNLKELRERVLRGKYRIPFYMSTDCENLLKKFLILNPSKRGTLEQIMKDRWMNVGHEDDELKPYVEPLPDYKDPRRTELMVSMGYTREEIQDSLVGQRYNEVMATYLLLGYKSSELEGDSITLKPRPSADLTNSSAPSPSHKVQRSVSANPKQRRFSDQAGPAIPTSNSYSKKTQSNNAENKRPEEDRESGRKASSTAKVPASPLPGLERKKTTPTPSTNSVLSTSTNRSRNSPLLERASLGQASIQNGKDSLTMPGSRASTASASAAVSAARPRQHQKSMSASVHPNKATGLPPTDSNCEVPRPSTAPQRVPVASPSAHNISSSGGAPDRTNFPRGVSSRSTFHAGQLRQVRDQQNLPYGVTPASPSGNSQGRRGASGSIFSKFTSKFVRRPHVVGSGSNDKEKDEFREAKPRSLRFTWSMKTTSSMEPNEMMREIRKVLDANSCQSELHEKYMLLCMHGTPGHEDFVQWEMEVCKLPRLSLNGVRFKRISGTSMAFKNIASKIANELKL